One genomic segment of Manis pentadactyla isolate mManPen7 chromosome 1, mManPen7.hap1, whole genome shotgun sequence includes these proteins:
- the MUC20 gene encoding mucin-20: MVAGASARMGSFWVLTLPLFFFCWEAVASAGSSTSRPGPAVAGNHAEAPAATRRLGTGSEGAFQITSLTEASVPSHITLETQALSTHTSARTLIPTSTISQVETRGTKTIFPAAEIRTLTKIIPSKFVAVITTPTETSATSGSPTGSGTTAESATGRDLAFNILCIDDSSEEAKRITIDVLALARISAEAGALASGSSTSDGSVPATSTPLALAPDITALTHAWAAYSLTDIKVTNCSILEIETIIATPGTSDIDHSPPGGKVLSIPETSTLPDSTDAKSHLTESTASAETLSATGTTESATPDTTVETPGPTKSTTEGETAAAKATAPSGVLVTVSMNPLGETSALPAEVSHTVLSGAVTVSTEARATGGETASPALPSAMVCNLSEVATAQNSPPEGSTAGSTSPGPIPISRSPLPSVHLTIASGSRETNIALAKTTASAKILKTASTAKGKPPPAMPPTAQTRWATEVTTGRDGGFLLLRLSVASSEDLTDPEEAESLMQQLHRELHAHMPSIQVSLLCVRRG; encoded by the exons ATGGTGGCCGGAGCCTCAGCTAGGATGGGCTCCTTCTGGGTCCTGACTCTGCCCCTTTTCTTCTTCTGCTGGGAGGCTGTGGCATCTGCAG GCTCCAGCACCAGCCGACCAGGTCCTGCGGTGGCAGGGAACCACGCTGAAGCGCCGGCTGCGACTCGGCGGCTTGGAACTGGCTCAGAGGGAGCCTTCCAGATCACCAGCCTCACTGAGGCCTCTGTGCCCAGCCACATCACTTTGGAAACGCAGGCCCTGAGCACCCACACCTCTGCTAGGACTTTAATCCCAACCAGTACCATTTCACAAGTAGAAACAAGGGGAACCAAGACCATTTTTCCTGCAGCAGAGATCAGGACCCTCACCAAGATAATACCTTCCAAGTTTGTGGCTGTGATCACCACTCCCACAGAAACCTCAGCCACAAGTGGCAGCCCCACGGGATCTGGAACCACAGCCGAGTCCGCCACAGGCAGGGATCTTGCCTTTAACATCCTTTGTATTGATGACAGCTCTGAAGAGGCAAAAAGGATCACAATTGACGTCCTGGCATTGGCTCGCATCTCCGCGGAGGCCGGGGCACTGGCCTCGGGGAGCAGCACCTCTGATGGCTCTGTCCCAGCCACCAGCACCCCGCTGGCCCTGGCGCCTGACATCACAGCTCTGACTCACGCCTGGGCTGCCTACTCCCTCACTGACATCAAGGTCACCAACTGCAGCATTTTAGAAATAGAAACAATTATTGCCACCCCTGGGACCTCAGACATAGATCACAGCCCCCCAGGAGGAAAGGTCCTGTCCATCCCTGAGACGTCAACTTTGCCTGACTCCACTGATGCAAAATCCCACCTCACAGAGTCCACAGCCTCTGCTGAGACCTTGTCAGCAACTGGCACCACAGAATCAGCCACTCCTGACACCACAGTTGAGACCCCAGGACCCACTAAGAGCACTACGGAAGGAGAAACAGCAGCAGCCAAGGCCACCGCCCCCAGTGGAGTTTTGGTGACAGTCAGCATGAACCCCTTGGGAGAAACCTCAGCCCTCCCTGCTGAGGTGAGCCACACCGTACTCTCAGGAGCAGTTACAGTCTCCACAGAAGCTCGGGCAACAGGGGGTGAAACGGCTTCCCCTGCTCTGCCCTCAGCCATGGTCTGCAACCTCTCGGAGGTCGCCACTGCCCAGAACAGCCCCCCGGAGGGTTCTACCGCAGGCAGCACAAGCCCTGGGCCCATCCCCATCAGCAGGAGCCCTCTTCCTTCTGTCCATCTGACTATAGCCAGTggcagcagagaaacaaacatcgCCTTAGCCAAGACCACAGCCTCAGCCAAGATCTTGaagacagccagcacagccaAAGGGAAGCCTCCACCAGCCATGCCCCCCACTGCTCAGACAAGGTGGGCCACAGAAGTCACCACAG GTAGGGATGGAGGCTTC